One Polypterus senegalus isolate Bchr_013 chromosome 10, ASM1683550v1, whole genome shotgun sequence DNA segment encodes these proteins:
- the LOC120537771 gene encoding BTB/POZ domain-containing protein 2: protein MPTWHPGALSIFTLMCCTATRGPVLFPSTPMRFCSCLPLVLQLPQSKMAAGGKGGGAPCLSFTALGPLGNVLPSNSAQPPAAAAAATASAVAGAPAAGGSHGGQNPQACAAMPASLPPTPPPAPALVPTPAAVLVYREPVYNWQATKSTVKERFAFLFNNEVLSDVHFLVGKGLGVQRIPAHRFVLAVGSAVFDAMFNGGMATTSTEIELPDVEPAAFLALLKFLYSDEVQIGPETVMTTLYTAKKYAVPALEAHCVEFLKKNLRADNAFMLLTQARLFDEPQLASLCLENIDKNTSDAINAEGFTDIDLDTLMAVLERDTLGIREIRLFSAVVRWSEAESQRQQLPVTPENKRRVLGKALSLIRFPLMTIEEFAAGPAQSGILTDREVVSLFLHFTVNPKPRVEFIDRPRCCLRGKECSINRFLQVESRWGYSGTSDRIRFSVNRRIFIVGFGLYGSIHGPTDYQVNIQIIHTDSNTILGQNDTGFSCDGSSNTFRVMFKEPVEILPNVNYTACATLKGPDSHYGTKGLRKVIHEAATTGAKTCFTFCYAAGNNNGTSVEDGQIPEIIFYT from the exons ATGCCCACTTGGCACCCGGGCGCCCTTAGCATCTTCACCCTGATGTGCTGTACAGCTACCCGAGGGCCAGTCCTGTTCCCCTCCACCCCCATGCGCTTCTGCTCCTGTCTGCCTCTCGTCTTGCAGCTCCCGCAATCCAAGATGGCTGCAGGAGGGAAAGGTGGCGGAGCTCCGTGTCTAAGCTTCACCGCCCTGGGACCTCTCGGCAACGTCCTCCCAAGCAACAGCGCACAGCCCCCTGCAGCAGCGGCAGCAGCAACCGCTAGTGCTGTTGCCGGAGCGCCGGCCGCGGGGGGCTCGCACGGCGGACAAAACCCTCAGGCGTGCGCGGCTATGCCGGCGAGTCTGCCgcccactcctcctccagccccGGCTCTCGTTCCGACTCCGGCCGCGGTGCTGGTGTACAGAGAACCTGTTTACAACTGGCAGGCAACTAAGAGCACCGTCAAGGAGCGCTTCGCCTTCCTCTTTAACAACGAGGTACTCAGCGACGTGCACTTCCTGGTGGGCAAGGGCCTAGGAGTGCAACGAATCCCGGCTCACAG gTTTGTGCTGGCAGTGGGCAGTGCTGTTTTCGATGCCATGTTTAACGGTGGGATGGCTACCACTTCCACAGAGATTGAGTTGCCTGATGTTGAACCTGCTGCCTTCCTGGCTTTGCTAAA ATTCCTGTATTCTGATGAAGTGCAGATAGGACCAGAAACAGTGATGACCACTCTGTACACTGCCAAAAAGTATGCTGTGCCAGCACTGGAAGCACACTGCGTggagtttttaaagaaaaacttgcGGGCCGATAATGCCTTCATGCTCCTCACACAG GCTCGCTTGTTTGATGAACCTCAGCTTGCCAGTCTATGCCTGGAGAACATTGACAAGAACACCTCAGATGCTATAAATGCAGAGGGCTTCACTGACATTGATTTGG ATACACTGATGGCTGTCCTTGAGAGGGACACCCTTGGGATCCGTGAGATCCGGCTGTTCAGTGCTGTAGTGCGCTGGTCAGAGGCTGAATCTCAGCGGCAGCAGCTGCCAGTGACGCCAGAGAACAAGCGTCGGGTACTGGGCAAAGCACTTTCTCTCATTCGCTTCCCACTGATGACAATTGAGGAGTTTGCAGCAG GTCCTGCTCAGTCTGGCATCCTGACAGACCGGGAAGTGGTTAGCCTATTTCTCCACTTCACAGTGAACCCCAAGCCCAGAGTGGAGTTCATTGATCGGCCACGATGCTGCCTGAGAGGCAAGGAGTGCAGCATCAACCGCTTTCTACAGGTGGAGAGCCGTTGGGGTTACAGCGGGACCAGTGACCGCATCCG GTTTTCTGTAAATCGACGAATATTTATTGTAGGATTTGGTTTGTATGGCTCAATCCATGGCCCCACAGATTACCAAGTCAATATACAG ATcatccacacagacagcaacacCATCCTAGGTCAAAACGACACTGGCTTCAGCTGTGATGGCTCATCTAATACCTTCCGAGTCATGTTCAAAGAACCTGTGGAGATTCTGCCCAATGTTAACTATACCGCCTGTGCCACACTCAAG GGCCCAGACTCCCACTATGGCACCAAAGGCTTGCGCAAGGTGATTCACGAGGCAGCCACAACAGGGGCCAAGACTTGCTTTACATTCTGCTACGCTGCTGGCAACAACAATGGCACATCTGTGGAGGATGGACAAATTCCAGAAATCATTTTCTATACATAG
- the eef2b gene encoding elongation factor 2b: MVNFTVDQIRAIMDKKSNIRNMSVIAHVDHGKSTLTDSLVSKAGIIASARAGETRFTDTRKDEQERCITIKSTAISLYYELTDNDLAFIKQSKDGSGFLINLIDSPGHVDFSSEVTAALRVTDGALVVVDCVSGVCVQTETVLRQAIAERIKPVLMMNKMDRALLELQLEPEELYQTFQRIVENVNVIISTYGEDEAGPMGNIMIDPVIGTVGFGSGLHGWAFTLKQFAEMYVTKFAAKGDAQLGPSERAKKVEDMMKKLWGDRYFDPSAGKFSKTAISPDGKKLPRTFSQLVLDPIFKIFDAIMNFKKEETAKLIEKLDIKLDSEDKDKEGKPLLKAVMRRWLPAGEALLQMITIHLPSPVTAQRYRCELLYEGPGDDEAAMGIKNCDPKAPLMMYISKMVPTSDKGRFYAFGRVFSGLVSTGLKVRIMGPNYTPGKKEDLYLKPIQRTILMMGRYVEPIEDVPCGNIVGLVGVDQFLVKTGTITTFEQAHNMRVMKFSVSPVVRVAVEAKNPADLPKLVEGLKRLAKSDPMVQCIIEESGEHIIAGAGELHLEICLKDLEEDHACIPLKKSDPVVSYRETVSAESDQMCLSKSPNKHNRLFMKARPFPDGLAEDIDKGDVSSRQELKARARYLAEKYEWDVSEARKIWCFGPDGTGPNVLVDITKGVQYLNEIKDSVVAGFQWATKEGALCEENMRAVRFDIHDVTLHADAIHRGGGQIIPTARRVLYACQLTAQPRLMEPIYLVEIQCPEQVVGGIYGVLNRKRGHVFEESQVAGTPMFVVKAYLPVNESFGFTADLRSNTGGQAFPQCVFDHWQILPGDPYEAATRPAQVVAETRKRKGLKEGIPALDNYLDKL, from the exons ATG gtgAACTTTACAGTAGACCAGATCCGGGCAATCATGGACAAAAAGTCCAACATCCGTAACATGTCTGTGATTGCTCATGTGGATCATGGGAAGTCCACACTGACAGACTCTTTGGTCTCCAAAGCTGGTATCATCGCATCTGCACGTGCTGGAGAGACCAGGTTTACTGATACAAGGAAGGATGAACAGGAACGCTGCATCACCATCAAATCCAC TGCAATTTCTTTGTACTATGAGCTGACTGACAATGACTTGGCCTTCATCAAGCAAAGCAAAGATGGGTCTGGTTTCCTCATCAACCTGATCGACTCACCAGGGCACGTGGACTTTTCTTCAGAAGTGACTGCTGCCTTGCGTGTCACTGATGGTGCCTTGGTGGTTGTTGACTGTGTTTCAG gtgtgtgtgtgcagacgGAAACAGTGTTGCGACAGGCTATTGCCGAGCGTATAAAGCCGGTGCTTATGATGAACAAAATGGACCGTGCGTTGCTCGAGTTGCAGCTGGAACCAGAGGAACTTTACCAGACTTTCCAGCGTATCGTGGAGAATGTCAACGTCATCATCTCCACCTATGGCGAGGACGAGGCAGGCCCTATGGGTAACATCATG ATTGATCCAGTGATTGGCACTGTTGGTTTTGGCTCTGGACTGCATGGTTGGGCTTTCACCCTGAAACAGTTTGCAGAAATGTATGTGACCAAGTTTGCTGCTAAGGGAGATGCTCAATTGGGACCATCTGAGAGGGCCAAGAAGGTGGAGGACATGATGAAGAAGCTGTGGGGAGACCG GTATTTTGACCCATCTGCTGGCAAATTCAGTAAGACTGCAATATCCCCCGATGGTAAAAAGCTACCTCGTACCTTCAGCCAACTTGTCCTGGACCCTATTTTCAAG ATATTTGATGCCATCATGAACTTCAAGAAAGAAGAAACTGCCAAGCTGATTGAGAAGCTGGACATTAAGCTTGATAGTGAAGATAAGGACAAGGAGGGTAAACCATTGCTGAAGGCAGTAATGCGTCGCTGGCTGCCAGCAGGAGAGGCACTGCTGCAAATGATTACAATCCACCTGCCATCTCCTGTTACTGCACAGCGGTACCGTTGTGAACTTCTGTATGAGGGTCCTGGAGATGACGAGGCAGCAATGG GAATCAAAAACTGTGACCCTAAAGCTCCTTTGATGATGTATATCTCAAAAATGGTGCCCACTAGCGATAAGGGACGTTTTTATGCCTTTGGAAGAGTTTTCTCTGGCCTAGTCTCTACTGGCCTCAAGGTTAGGATCATGGGACCAAACTACACACCTGGGAAAAAGGAAGATCTGTACCTTAAGCCAATTCAGAG AACCATTCTTATGATGGGTCGCTATGTTGAGCCCATTGAAGATGTCCCTTGTGGCAACATTGTGGGTCTGGTAGGTGTTGACCAATTTCTAGTGAAGACCGGTACCATCACTACATTTGAGCAAGCCCACAATATGAGGGTGATGAAGTTCAGTGTCAGCCCAGTTGTCCGTGTGGCTGTGGAGGCAAAGAACCCTGCTGATCTTCCCAAGCTGGTAGAGGGGCTGAAACGATTGGCCAAATCAGATCCCATGGTGCAGTGCATCATTGAGGAGTCTGGAGAACACATCATTGCTGGGGCTGGGGAGTTGCACTTGGAGATTTGCCTTAAAGATCTAGAGGAGGACCATGCCTGCATTCCACTCAAG AAATCTGACCCAGTTGTGTCCTACAGAGAGACTGTGAGTGCGGAGTCTGATCAAATGTGTCTCTCAAAGTCTCCAAATAAACACAACCGTCTGTTCATGAAGGCCAGACCCTTCCCTGATGGTCTGGCAGAGGATATAGACAAAGGGGATGTCTCTTCGAGGCAAGAGCTTAAGGCTCGTGCCCGCTACTTGGCAGAGAAATATGAGTGGGATGTGTCTGAGGCACGAAAGATCTGGTGCTTCGGACCTGATGGCACAGGACCCAACGTCCTGGTTGATATCACTAAGGGAGTTCAGTATTTGAATGAAATTAAAGACAGTGTGGTTGCTGGTTTCCAGTGGGCAACAAAAGAG GGTGCACTCTGTGAGGAGAACATGAGAGCAGTTCGCTTTGATATCCATGATGTGACTCTGCATGCTGATGCAATCCACCGTGGTGGTGGGCAAATCATCCCAACTGCCCGTCGTGTCCTATATGCCTGccagttgacagctcagcccaGACTCATGGAGCCCATCTATCTTGTTGAGATTCAG tgtCCTGAGCAAGTAGTAGGAGGAATCTATGGTGTATTGAACAGAAAACGAGGACATGTGTTTGAGGAATCACAAGTGGCTGGGACTCCTATGTTTGTAGTTAAGGCTTACCTGCCTGTAAATGAATCCTTTG GATTCACTGCAGACCTGCGCTCCAACACTGGTGGTCAAGCCTTCCCTCAGTGTGTATTTGACCATTGGCAGATTCTGCCTGGTGACCCCTACGAAGCAGCTACCCGACCTGCTCAAGTTGTGGCTGAGACCCGTAAACGCAAAGGCTTAAAGGAGGGCATTCCAGCCCTGGACAACTACCTGGACAAGCTGTAA